AATGCTTCAGTAAATCAATCGCCCTTATACGATTAAATAgacatttatgaatattaaaaaacagcCAGTGACGGATTTGCCCTAAGGCCTCTTGGGCCCGGGCCTAGGGCGGCCAGACGATAAGGGCGGCAAATCAGGCCAAAAAAAGACACAAATGATTATAAGAAATAACTCAAATGCAAAGTCTCTTAATGTATTAAAAGCTCTCGTACCTTATGATTATAACTTTCCTATATCACTATTTTGGGTGCTGAGAAAGGGGCAGCACATGGCCTCGGGTCTAGACCGGCTAGGACTGCAAATCCGCCACTGAAAACAGCTACACAGATTTTGTATCAAGAGACCGCGCTCTCCGGTGGGCTACAAAATTTAGAGCGAAGTTACACTGGGTTACCTAGACCGTTAAATAGTTGCCAATTAAATTGTCCATTACTAGGCCTGGAAGTCGCGATCCCTCCACTACGATTTATTTCTACATACACACAGAaagtttaaacatatttaatatggtAACTATTTATTTGTGATTAAATATGACTACTCAGTTTGATTGTTCAAACGAAAAACAATTTAAGTATTTTCAATGTGGATATGTTAATTCTTACACGCAATTCAAAATTACGTTTTGCTCTATCCTaacttacaaattgtaattatttgcgaaaatattccTCGAATACACAAAAATAAGATCGTTTTGTCTTcttttgaatgttttaaattcGTACAGATgccaaaaatatgtttgtgattatttaatttttttaaccgttattttaaatgttactttGACAACGCATGTATGATCGTTGTAAAAAGTAAACGCTAACTAGTTGAACTATCCAGGTATAATGATATTGATACATCACGATACTTAtaactattacaaatattttaaaatgcataCATATTGCACTAAAATACATATCCATATATCCATGCAAATATTTCTGTCTATTTGTTCACAGTGAAACAGCTAAACCAATTCAATAGGACGTCCGTGATGTTTTTTTCGTAAAGAGCGTAAAATTAGGGATAAAAGTTtgcttgaatatttaaaaatctttggactatttttgataaaattttgaacTGGACAATGGTTATGTATTACATATAGACTTCTTATGtacatacttaataataataaatttggaaacaatatatattaagtaatgtcTTTTAAAACTGTCCCGATGTAACTAATTCAAGTTAGCACTCTAATACCAAcctattaaaacaaatcaatgAAATTCccacatataattaaataaaaatgcattcaaattgAATTAACTACTGTTCATagcacaaaaattttaattttacacgtcaatataattttataagaaatataatataagatattttctTGCATAAAGTAAGTGCGTTCCACGCACTTACACGCCATTACCAATCCTCTCACCTTAAGATGTTACAAATTTAATCAATCTatttccgattttttttttattgaattatgtcATTCAATCACTGAAATCCCTTAACGTTTAAATATTAGTAccgaatattaaatacttatgtatCATGAAGAATAATAGAATTAGGTACATATATGCGCGTGTACTACTGTGAGAATATATCCTCTGCAGAGATTTTTGACCTGTTTGGACTTCGATACCGAAACTTAAGGTTTCTGTTCACTTACCTTCatctttatctatatttttaatctaatgcCTTATAGTCttgctaaattaaaattatattttgaataatttagtttaaatgtTCCGAATAAGTGAGTCCTAACGTTGCATATTACTAAATGCCACTTTGTGACGACTTATTCTACACACTACATGTTAACCTACTTCATCTGACTTAATATAGATCCAGTGAAATGAATTCTCATTCAATTCAAAAGAAAACACGCTGTAATGCTGCTATAAGGCGTGTTCAAAAGTCGTTCATTTTCTTTTCCCAAGCGCATTAATAGCGcgcaaatataattatcaattacttataatattatccgtaatcttattaattatttaatcttataCAGAGAAGAGGGCGGCATTTAAAAGAGACGTATTAAAATGCGTTTACACGAAACGTTTCAATGCAATTTGATATGATAACCTTccaatatagatttttatacttctgtttaaaactatttattaaattttgtgttaCGATTTATTTCAAGTGTTCAAGAAAACCGCTCTCCCCTACTATTAAAAATTTAGCGGCGATATACACATGGCGggtatgcaaaattaattgaacctctattttaatctaaaaactgagaacatttttttcttttttttttcttttttatagttATGGCTATATGTAAACGGAATCTACGACTATGCAATCTAAAagcatatattatgtacagacTTAATTATGAGTTTAGAACCAGATATCAGCTTATTTTCCTCTAAAATATACGTACATATATGAGTACGTATATTTATTCTACTCAATATGGCACTTACCTATTTACGTTGCGTCTTCACCGCTCGCGGACGcacctaattaaaataagtttctgCGCAGACGCCGTTGACTTGATGATCTAACAATTACCTGAAGCTTGTTGCTTATCAATTGTTGATTAGTAATCATTATATCTGTCAGTTTCACGCTGTATGAAAACTTAATTGACAGGTCGTTGCCACCATCTTATCATGCGTCTAGGTCATCAAATAAATTGCGCCTACGCCGGTATAACTTACTCGCTATGATTACATTGGTTTGACCATAAACTAATATACTAGGTATATAACAGCCTATCGCCAGAAACCTAAGGTTTCTACACTACACTAATGTTCTAAGAACCTACAGTTAACAGCACATGGATTTAATcaccaatattaaaattttaaatataaataaatattcatttaaaatttaggTTGTAAAGTTCATAATAGTAAAGcatccttttaaaaaaataatatgaaataacttTTGTGCTCGAatcaatataaatgataattatcgAGAATTTTAACATTCTACTATTACACCATTGAGTGACAAGTTTGCCGTGTGGTAATGAACGCCTGCCTGTTAACAGTAACATGACATAATAAGACAGAACTGCATGACAGTCCACTGCActtgtcaccctgagacattagatgttaagccTCAAAATGCCCAGTAAtgaaactggctacaatgtccttcaaccggaacacaacattgctCGCACAATGCTGCTTActagcagaaatagacaaagcggtGGTCCTTCCCCAGACGGACTCTAGCATGAGAGCGACCTACCACCTCGCGTgtgttaacttaaaataattgcaaatgATTTTTAAACCACATACAGTTTCGTGATTAAATCTATGTCCTGTTACTATTCTAAAAAGCGAATAAATTGCGAAATTATAACAACAACTACACATCAACAGCAGACCTCAGAGTTTTGAACCGTGGTACTGCTGGATGAAACGAAAAATCCATTAATTGACTTTGTGGGACCCCTTCCATCCTACTTCGTTTCCTAATACCTATTAATGCGGAAGCATTAAGCAATAGCCTAAAAATTTTATGAGAAGGCTTGGcctctaatattaaaaaaaaatcacccacACTAATGGAATATTCATAGAAGCATCAAAGAAACGAAATCATTTATTGTCAACCAACATGTCACCCGTCATCTCTtctaaatcattaattaattaaggaCCTAATACAGATTATTAACACTAAATTGTTTGCGTAAAAGCGTAAGCAGGGCCATTAATGCCTTATTATTGGTAGGATTCTAGCGATTATTGCATGAAAGCAGCGcgtgatatattttaaaggGGCTTCTAAGACAAAATGTTTACTCCTGTTTTATCGTGGTACAAGGATGAGGAATGGGAAGAGGGTGGGAGATTCGGaatggattcatttttatatttataattttccgtattttcgatttattttctgtattttggacgaaatatatatatataaataaaataaatatatgtatacgcACCTTACGAGTATGCCGCGTCTGTATTTCTGTATCGTGTAGATTTCAGAAAAGTTGATCTCACGCGGGTATCACCCATAAATGCCGATTATCATGTGATGGTCTTGCTTCCGAGtcatcatattatatatatattatttgaccGGACACCTCGGTCCCTATTCGTCCCACGCTGGGCGCCAACAGAAACAAATACTCAAAAGCCCCTTTGTTTAccagaataattatatttcctaAATTGAATTATTTCCATATGATGCACTACAAAGCATACTATTATCTGAGAAACACTTCGATGTTCGAAGTTTCTAGATAAATCTACTCAATATCACACTGAAGTCCCGCGCTTATCAGCTACACTCTAATGTTAGAAGACGAAAACTAACTGCTAGTTTACATAATGTTGTGGCTGTTTGGCCCAACATTTTGATTCCGAGGGCCCGTGTAGTTAGGCATGCGCATATTATTCCTTTGTACCTGCATGCGGAGGTATCTCTGTTGGTCAGCTGGAGGCATAACCTGAACGGACAGCGGCACGCCATTTACATAAGGAACTTGAACATTCTGTCTAACTTCTGGACCGTTACGGGGGTAGTTCCAAGAATTTCCTACATTATCATGATATTGGCAATGGAGCGGTGGTTCACGCATGAACTGCACCTGCGGATACGGTTGCATCATCATTCTTGCACCTGCGTTGTAATATGGCATTGGAGTTTCCACTGGAATTTCACCTTGCACGTGATATGGTTGAGGGCACTGAAAACAATTgagattattaacaaaaatacatacatttatataatataatttacgtaaGAACTTATATTACCGGATTTTGATGGTTTATGTACTCCATATGCTGTGAAGGGTGTGAATTGGAGTAGCTTGTCTCCAACTGTACGACTTTAGTTGTTTGTGTATAATGGGGTTCGTTGTTGTAAGTTACCAGGGTCGCGGATGATGCTCTCGGACTTATGCGTTGTGCACGTAATGTTGGCTTCTTCACCACCGGACCACTTTGAGAATCTGTTGCATTTGCCATATCCCCGCTATCCGTGTCATCGTGTAGAGGAACGGCAGGCACAGAACTTCTGCGTTTGCGAACATTAACATTCCTGGGGCTGGTTTCTGATACTTCTGGAGTAAGACTATTTTCGTCT
The Manduca sexta isolate Smith_Timp_Sample1 unplaced genomic scaffold, JHU_Msex_v1.0 HiC_scaffold_809, whole genome shotgun sequence genome window above contains:
- the LOC119193629 gene encoding uncharacterized protein LOC119193629, which encodes MERNNEATNAEATPNIDMKGMMREQFMQVVEACSLYNKEIIAYNTKVVLNVSQSALKAERSKIAYLRCMFEKIFGSVFQDLSRSLKLDENSLTPEVSETSPRNVNVRKRRSSVPAVPLHDDTDSGDMANATDSQSGPVVKKPTLRAQRISPRASSATLVTYNNEPHYTQTTKVVQLETSYSNSHPSQHMEYINHQNPCPQPYHVQGEIPVETPMPYYNAGARMMMQPYPQVQFMREPPLHCQYHDNVGNSWNYPRNGPEVRQNVQVPYVNGVPLSVQVMPPADQQRYLRMQVQRNNMRMPNYTGPRNQNVGPNSHNIM